The following proteins are co-located in the Thermus hydrothermalis genome:
- the metX gene encoding homoserine O-acetyltransferase MetX: MSEITLEAWGDHEALLLKPPRSPLSIPPPKPRTAVLFPRREGFYTELGGFLPEVRLRFETYGRLSRKRDNAVLVFHALTGSAHLAGTYDEATFQSLSPLEQAFGREGWWDSLVGPGRILDPALYYVVSANHLGSCYGSTGPLSLDPRTGRPYGKDFPPLTIRDLARVQARLLDHLGVERATVIGGSLGGMVALEFALMYPERVKKLVVLAAPARHGPWARAFNHLARQAILQDPEYQKGHPAPKGMALARGIAMMSYRAPEGFEARWGGEPELGETYLDHQGEKFLKRFHAESYLVLSRAMDTHDVGRGREGVEEALKRLRSIPSLFVGIDTDLLYPAWEVRHLARLSGGRYREIKSPHGHDAFLIETDQVEEILEGFLP, encoded by the coding sequence ATGAGCGAGATCACCCTCGAGGCCTGGGGGGACCACGAGGCCCTCCTCCTCAAGCCGCCCCGCTCCCCCCTCTCCATCCCCCCGCCCAAACCCCGCACCGCCGTCCTCTTCCCCAGGCGGGAAGGGTTTTACACGGAGCTTGGGGGCTTCCTGCCCGAGGTGCGCCTCCGCTTTGAAACCTACGGGAGGCTTTCCCGCAAGCGGGACAACGCCGTCCTCGTCTTCCACGCCCTCACGGGCAGCGCCCACCTGGCGGGAACCTACGATGAGGCCACCTTCCAAAGCCTCTCCCCCCTGGAGCAGGCCTTCGGCCGGGAGGGCTGGTGGGATAGCCTGGTGGGCCCAGGCCGCATCCTGGACCCCGCCCTCTACTACGTGGTCTCCGCCAACCACCTGGGAAGCTGCTACGGCTCCACCGGCCCCCTCTCCCTGGACCCCCGCACAGGGAGGCCCTACGGCAAGGACTTCCCCCCCCTCACCATCCGCGACCTGGCCCGGGTCCAGGCGAGGCTTTTGGACCACCTGGGGGTAGAAAGGGCCACGGTGATCGGGGGAAGCCTCGGGGGGATGGTGGCCTTGGAGTTCGCCCTCATGTACCCCGAGCGGGTGAAAAAGCTGGTGGTCCTGGCGGCCCCCGCCCGGCATGGGCCCTGGGCCCGGGCCTTCAACCACCTCGCCCGCCAGGCCATCCTGCAAGACCCCGAGTACCAGAAGGGCCATCCCGCCCCCAAGGGCATGGCCCTCGCCCGGGGCATCGCCATGATGAGCTACCGGGCCCCCGAGGGGTTTGAGGCCCGCTGGGGCGGGGAGCCGGAGCTTGGGGAAACCTACCTGGACCACCAGGGGGAGAAGTTCTTAAAGCGCTTCCACGCCGAAAGCTACCTGGTCCTCTCCCGGGCCATGGACACCCACGATGTGGGCCGGGGCCGGGAGGGGGTGGAGGAGGCCCTGAAGCGCCTCCGGTCCATCCCCTCCCTCTTCGTGGGGATTGACACGGACCTCCTCTACCCCGCCTGGGAGGTGCGGCACCTCGCCCGCCTGAGCGGGGGGCGCTACCGGGAGATCAAAAGCCCCCACGGGCACGACGCCTTCCTCATTGAAACGGACCAGGTGGAGGAGATTTTGGAGGGCTTCCTGCCCTAG
- a CDS encoding O-acetylhomoserine aminocarboxypropyltransferase/cysteine synthase family protein: protein MRFETLQLHAGYEPEPTTLSRQVPIYPTTSYVFQSPEHAADLFALRAFGNIYSRIMNPTVDVLEKRLAALEGGKAALATSSGHAAQFLTLTTLAQAGDNIVSTPNLYGGTFNQFKVTLKRLGIEVRFTSREERPEEFLALTDERTRAWWVESVGNPALNIPDLEALAQAAREAGVALIVDNTFGMGGYLLRPLEWGAALVTHSLTKWVGGHGAVIAGGLVDGGSFPWDNGRYPLLTEPQPGYHGLRLTEAFGELAFIVKARVDGLRDQGQALGPFEAWVVLLGMETLSLRAERHVENTLHLAHWLKEHPKVAWVNYPGLEDHPHYPRAQKYFRGKPGAVLTFGLKEGYEGAKRFISRLKLISHLANVGDTRTLAIHPASTTHSQLSPEEQALAGVSPEMVRLSVGLEHVEDLKAELEEALA, encoded by the coding sequence CCGGTTACGAGCCGGAACCCACCACGTTAAGCCGCCAGGTTCCCATCTACCCCACCACGAGCTACGTCTTCCAAAGCCCCGAGCACGCCGCCGACCTCTTCGCCTTGCGGGCCTTTGGCAACATCTACTCCCGCATCATGAACCCCACGGTGGACGTGCTGGAAAAGCGCCTCGCCGCCCTAGAAGGGGGAAAGGCGGCGCTGGCCACGAGCAGCGGCCACGCCGCCCAGTTCCTCACCCTCACCACCCTGGCCCAGGCGGGGGACAACATCGTTTCCACCCCGAACCTCTACGGCGGCACCTTCAACCAGTTCAAGGTGACCCTGAAGCGCCTTGGGATTGAGGTGCGCTTCACCTCCCGCGAGGAGCGGCCGGAAGAGTTCTTGGCCCTCACCGACGAAAGGACGCGGGCCTGGTGGGTGGAGTCCGTGGGCAACCCCGCCCTGAACATCCCCGACCTCGAGGCCCTGGCCCAAGCGGCCCGGGAAGCCGGGGTGGCCCTCATCGTGGACAACACCTTCGGCATGGGGGGCTACCTCCTGAGGCCCCTGGAATGGGGGGCCGCCCTGGTCACCCACTCCCTCACCAAGTGGGTGGGGGGGCACGGGGCGGTGATCGCCGGAGGCCTTGTGGACGGGGGGAGCTTCCCCTGGGACAACGGCCGCTACCCCCTCCTCACCGAACCCCAGCCGGGCTACCACGGCCTGAGGCTCACGGAGGCCTTCGGCGAGCTCGCCTTCATCGTCAAGGCCCGGGTGGACGGCCTCCGGGACCAGGGGCAGGCCCTGGGCCCCTTTGAGGCCTGGGTGGTCCTTTTGGGGATGGAAACCCTCTCCCTGAGGGCCGAGCGCCACGTGGAGAACACCTTGCACCTGGCCCACTGGCTCAAGGAGCACCCCAAGGTGGCCTGGGTGAACTACCCGGGCCTCGAGGACCACCCCCACTACCCCAGGGCCCAGAAGTACTTCCGGGGCAAGCCCGGGGCGGTCCTCACCTTTGGCCTGAAGGAGGGGTACGAGGGGGCGAAGCGCTTCATCTCCCGGCTTAAGCTCATCTCCCACCTGGCCAACGTGGGGGACACCCGCACCCTGGCCATCCACCCCGCCTCCACCACCCACTCCCAGCTCTCCCCCGAGGAGCAGGCCTTGGCGGGGGTTTCCCCGGAGATGGTGCGGCTTAGCGTGGGCCTGGAGCACGTGGAGGACCTAAAGGCGGAGCTAGAGGAGGCCCTAGCATGA